The following are encoded together in the Argopecten irradians isolate NY chromosome 5, Ai_NY, whole genome shotgun sequence genome:
- the LOC138323602 gene encoding mitotic spindle assembly checkpoint protein MAD1-like, which translates to MLTPEDNTAVIRMKRDFDSFVSNNSRRGVPRFDLDRSTDVSLDQSVQSAVSIKNLLDREKEGRLKDAEMTAAKSKILQLQSEVEEIRTSNKRAKIEMDLNIGNLKGEREREEERIKELKAKLKYMADKEKHLHEELISCRGELKEEKANFEAKLSVQQKEKLQMQQILQQLRDSSKTKMFEMQNELVKCQTEMQQAKAEAEETNEHLKVQMKRAADLSLEVNELQECRHAAQQAENKIKMLEQKVNRMSEDAIMTQAMKSQITSLPALEKEVRKLREENEYLRGTNENNLLLKEQTESMKKKLERLEQRSEEFAKIEVENTELKYRLEKWESVDSDGVKIQNPAQMSQRIAHLQEMNAILLEKQGELQSSCHLEEENGRCLQYKYEMLQKQHDQDKVKSQHLMEQLKRFQRKLLLFSKERDGYKQIIDSYESELTSNVGSLTTSRIQHQEGVIDGYRKQIEMLEANITKLTQELTDYKMQGCHKEPSSSANSNGVVPRSQVDNTDQKIILQLRERIEKLEKQLEKTEEEKFILESRIEQRHLQGDYDPSNTKVLHFSMNPVAMAQAKKKEIIAELQEENEKLKHRLKLLEESEGKVDDLTLQVQQKMEEPCSSKEIDGLKEQLSKEETKNKRLMEVFKKTSQEFREVCYQLTGYKIDILASNQYKLTSMYAESPEDFFLFQQSSNGEVQMLGTDFSNTLEEAIELYLAKQDSIPAFLSSITLNLFSRQTMMIG; encoded by the exons ATGTTGACCCCAGAAGATAATACGGCAGTCATTCGCATGAAGAGGGACTTTGACAGCTTTGTGTCTAATAATAGCCGTCGAGGTGTTCCGCGATTTGACCTGGACCGTTCCACAGATGTGTCCCTTGATCAGTCTGTACAATCTGCCGTTTCTATCAAAAACCTACTGG ATCGAGAAAAAGAGGGGAGATTAAAAGATGCTGAAATGACTGCAGCTAAAAGCAAAATTTTGCAACTTCAATCAGAGGTTGAAGAGATAAGAACATCTAATAAACGAGCCAAAATTGAAATGGATTTAAACATTGGAAATTTGAAAGGTGAAAGGGAG CGAGAAGAGGAAAGGATAAAGGAACTGAAAGCCAAGCTTAAATACATGGCCGACAAGGAGAAACACCTTCATGAGGAACTAATTTCGTGTCGGGGAGAACTGAAAGAAGAAAAGGCAAATTTTGAGGCCAAGTTGTCTGTGCAGCAGAAAGAGAAATTACAAATGCAGCAGATACTACAACAA TTAAGAGATTCATCGAAAactaaaatgtttgaaatgcaAAATGAATTGGTGAAGTGCCAGACAGAAATGCAGCAAGCAAAAGCAGAAGCAGAGGAAACAAATGAACATTTAAAAGTACAGATGAA GAGGGCAGCAGACTTGTCATTGGAAGTGAATGAGTTACAGGAATGTAGACATGCTGCACAACAAGCTGAAAACAAAATCAAG ATGCTGGAACAGAAAGTGAACAGAATGTCGGAAGATGCAATCATGACACAGGCCATGAAGAGTCAGATTACCTCACTCCCAGCCCTGGAAAAGGAAGTCAGGAAACTCCGCGAGGAGAATGAGTACCTCAG GGGAACTAATGAAAACAATCTATTGCTGAAAGAGCAAACAGAGAGTATGAAGAAGAAGTTAGAGAGGCTGGAACAGCGATCAGAAGAATTTGCCAAAATTGAAGTTGAAAATACG gAGCTGAAATATCGTTTGGAGAAGTGGGAGTCTGTGGATAGTGATGGAGTAAAGATACA AAACCCTGCCCAGATGAGCCAGAGGATTGCACATCTACAGGAAATGAATGCTATCCTTCTGGAGAAACAGGGCGAGCTGCAGAGCAG TTGCCACCTGGAGGAGGAGAATGGCCGCTGTCTACAGTATAAGTACGAAATGTTACAGAAACAACACGATCAGGACAAGGTCAAATCACAACATCTCATGGAGCAATTAAAACGCTTCCAGCGCAAACTTCTCCTTTTCTCAAAG gaAAGAGATGGGTACAAACAGATCATAGATTCCTACGAGAGTGAGCTGACCAGTAATGTTGGGTCGCTGACCACAAGTCGTATCCAGCACCAGGAGGGAGTGATCGATGGCTACAGGAAGCAGATCGAAATGCTCGAGGCTAACATTACTAAGCTGACTCAGGAGCTCACCGATTATAAAATGCAAGGCTGTCACAAG GAACCTTCCTCTTCTGCTAATAGCAATGGAGTGGTACCACGGTCCCAGGTAGACAATACAGACCAGAAGATCATATTACAACTCAG AGAAAGAAtagaaaaattagaaaaacaaCTGGAGAAGACAGAGGAGGAAAAATTCATCTTGGAATCCAGAATAGAACAGAGGCACCTTCAG GGGGACTATGATCCGTCCAATACAAAGGTGCTACACTTCAGTATGAACCCTGTGGCTATGGCACAAGCAAAGAAGAAGGAAATCATTGCAGAGCTGCAGGAAGAAAATGAGAAATTAAAACATCGTTTGAAGTTACTCGAGGAATCTGAAGGAAAGGTGGATGATCTTACTTTACAAGTACAACAGAAAATGGAGGAACCATGTTCAAGTAAAGAGATCGATG GTTTAAAGGAACAGTTGTCAAAAGAAGAGACAAAGAATAAGAGACTGATGGAAGTGTTTAAAAAGACGAGTCAGGAGTTCCGTGAAGTGTGTTACCAGTTGACAGGATATAAGATTGACATTTTGGCGTCCAATCAGTACAAACTGACGAGTATGTATGCCGAATCACCGGAGGACTTCTTCCTGTTCCAG CAAAGCTCTAATGGTGAAGTACAGATGCTGGGTACAGACTTCTCCAACACACTAGAGGAAGCTATAGAGCTCTACCTGGCTAAACAGGACAGCATACCAGCCTTCCTTAGTAGTATCACACTCAACCTGTTCAGTAGACAGACGATGATGATTGGCTGA